A single window of Martelella sp. NC20 DNA harbors:
- a CDS encoding Crp/Fnr family transcriptional regulator produces the protein MAHQHIRDDVLPGLDRALIRGFGLFEAMSESELENILRPARVHRVQQGQAVFRQGDAARHFYLLLQGRLKVVQVTEEGHQIVVRIVNPGELFGVAKALRRTDYPGTATAVLESTALAWNSGLWDDMTEHHPALTMNALHMVARHLQELHARVRELSTEDVERRMAHALLRLSMHAGRRTKEGILIDFPVTRQDIAEMTGTTIPTVSRILGSWAERGLVEIGRLRIVLREPHKLLDLARR, from the coding sequence ATGGCGCATCAACATATCCGTGACGATGTCCTGCCCGGCCTCGACCGCGCCTTGATTCGTGGGTTCGGTTTGTTCGAGGCGATGAGCGAATCCGAGTTGGAGAACATCCTGCGCCCAGCCCGAGTGCACCGGGTTCAACAAGGCCAAGCTGTATTCCGGCAAGGGGATGCAGCTCGTCACTTCTATCTGCTGCTCCAAGGCCGACTGAAGGTCGTGCAGGTGACTGAAGAAGGCCACCAGATTGTCGTCCGCATCGTTAATCCGGGCGAACTGTTCGGTGTCGCCAAGGCATTGCGCCGCACGGACTATCCGGGCACGGCGACGGCGGTGCTGGAGAGCACGGCTTTGGCATGGAACTCCGGGTTGTGGGACGACATGACGGAGCATCATCCGGCGCTCACGATGAATGCCTTGCATATGGTCGCCCGGCACCTGCAGGAGCTTCATGCGCGGGTCAGGGAACTTTCGACGGAAGACGTCGAACGCCGCATGGCGCATGCGCTGTTGCGGCTGTCGATGCATGCGGGCCGCCGAACAAAAGAGGGGATCCTGATCGACTTTCCCGTAACCCGCCAGGATATCGCGGAGATGACGGGAACCACGATCCCAACGGTGAGCCGCATTCTCGGTAGCTGGGCGGAACGAGGCCTCGTTGAAATCGGGCGTCTGCGCATCGTGCTCCGCGAGCCTCACAAGCTGCTCGACCTGGCGAGGCGGTAG
- a CDS encoding FAD-dependent monooxygenase, producing MTKPLAVIIGAGVAGLAAAWWLDRAGWRSLVVERASSLREKGYMLGLSGLGFETAGRMGLHEALDACSYAIDENVYKDSSGRELLRLRYRDFIRDLPFMAVRRSDLVRVLFDALPETATVRFETTVSGFQDSNDHVSVTLSNGETIDADLLIGADGFRSRTRQQLFGPDDACLAPLGYSFAVYDVDAPRSFESDFLSYAEPGHLAEYYVLHDGQLAAMHVWRNEMAGQADNGFGQLEDVCGKSHPEVRAILERAEKTGAVPMIDTLTMVELPEWSKGRVLLLGDAAHCLTLVSGQGAGMALASAEMLGSALTTSPDLASAIETHEAALRPIIIRLQVRSRKMASVFIPRGKFTFHLRNAVMRHMPRAWLGRYFTSAIKAEIALVRTDGKA from the coding sequence ATGACAAAACCCCTTGCCGTCATCATTGGCGCCGGCGTGGCCGGGCTCGCGGCCGCCTGGTGGCTGGATCGGGCCGGCTGGCGCTCGCTGGTCGTGGAGCGCGCATCCTCGCTGCGTGAAAAAGGCTACATGCTCGGCCTTTCGGGGCTGGGTTTCGAAACTGCGGGACGGATGGGCCTGCACGAAGCGCTCGACGCGTGTTCCTACGCCATCGACGAGAATGTCTACAAGGACAGTAGCGGGCGCGAGCTTCTGCGCCTGCGCTACCGCGATTTCATCCGCGATCTGCCGTTCATGGCGGTCCGGCGCAGCGATCTGGTGCGGGTGCTTTTCGATGCGTTGCCCGAGACGGCTACGGTCCGGTTCGAGACTACGGTTTCCGGTTTTCAGGATAGCAACGACCATGTTTCGGTGACGCTTTCGAACGGTGAGACGATCGATGCGGACCTGCTGATCGGCGCGGACGGCTTTCGCTCGAGGACGCGGCAACAGCTGTTCGGCCCCGACGATGCCTGTCTGGCGCCGCTTGGCTATTCCTTCGCTGTCTATGATGTCGATGCGCCGCGCAGCTTTGAGAGCGATTTTCTGTCCTATGCCGAGCCGGGCCATCTGGCCGAATATTACGTTCTCCACGACGGTCAGCTTGCGGCCATGCACGTCTGGCGCAATGAAATGGCGGGGCAGGCGGACAACGGGTTCGGTCAGCTTGAAGACGTCTGCGGTAAAAGCCATCCCGAGGTTCGCGCCATTCTCGAACGGGCCGAGAAGACCGGGGCCGTTCCGATGATCGACACGCTGACGATGGTGGAATTGCCGGAATGGTCGAAAGGACGCGTCCTGCTTCTGGGTGATGCGGCCCATTGCCTGACACTGGTGTCCGGTCAGGGGGCGGGCATGGCGCTTGCCTCGGCGGAAATGCTCGGAAGTGCGTTGACGACCTCTCCCGATCTCGCATCCGCTATTGAAACGCACGAGGCGGCGCTGCGCCCCATCATCATCCGGCTTCAGGTCCGCAGCCGCAAGATGGCCTCCGTTTTCATCCCGCGCGGAAAATTCACCTTCCATCTGCGCAATGCGGTGATGCGGCATATGCCGCGCGCATGGCTCGGTCGCTATTTTACCAGCGCGATCAAGGCGGAGATCGCGCTGGTGCGGACAGACGGAAAGGCCTGA
- a CDS encoding MFS transporter produces MTATVSPARLTAVLAASGGIYTAQSLIGGLTFMGVPTVLRAADVALDRIGLVSLTMLVWALKFLWSPPVERWRIRPDGRRRSRAIILAGEGMAVILLLALAFFDIARFELVLAGLLALAVVAATVDIACDAFLIEQVQPDRRGFANIAQVGGGYLGMIFGSGLFVVVYSHAGWLVALVALAALLLVLSLPMAFVPEPAGIPRDGNAMPALKTAFARPEIRIGLAITIVFEMGGRFVQMLTGPFLVDAGVSLSVIGVLNGVGGIIAGIIGAVAGGFVVQAVGAARAVLIVAALQICVLASLCLAISTGLAPLEALIALFILESAVMTAGFVVVYSRLMALVGAYQPGVDFTLFQSASAIGAAAFGAGGGLVAAHAGYAAGFGLAVVFAAIALPLLSQMDIRLNKENTA; encoded by the coding sequence GTGACGGCAACCGTATCGCCGGCCCGGCTCACTGCGGTCCTGGCCGCCTCGGGCGGCATCTACACCGCGCAAAGCCTGATCGGCGGCCTGACATTCATGGGCGTGCCGACCGTGTTGCGCGCGGCCGATGTCGCTCTCGACCGGATCGGTCTTGTGTCGCTCACCATGCTGGTGTGGGCTCTCAAGTTCCTGTGGTCGCCGCCGGTGGAGCGGTGGCGCATCCGGCCGGACGGACGACGCCGGTCGCGGGCGATTATTCTGGCCGGGGAGGGGATGGCGGTCATTTTGCTTCTGGCACTCGCTTTTTTCGATATCGCCCGTTTTGAGCTTGTTCTTGCGGGCCTGCTGGCGCTGGCTGTGGTTGCCGCCACGGTCGATATCGCCTGCGACGCGTTTCTGATCGAGCAGGTGCAGCCGGACCGGCGCGGCTTTGCCAATATCGCCCAGGTCGGCGGCGGCTATCTGGGCATGATCTTCGGAAGCGGACTGTTCGTCGTCGTCTATTCGCATGCCGGCTGGCTTGTGGCGCTAGTCGCTCTCGCCGCGCTGCTGCTCGTGCTGAGCCTGCCGATGGCCTTCGTCCCGGAACCGGCTGGCATCCCGCGCGATGGCAATGCTATGCCCGCGCTCAAAACCGCATTCGCGCGGCCGGAAATCCGCATCGGCCTTGCCATCACGATCGTGTTCGAAATGGGCGGGCGCTTCGTCCAGATGCTGACCGGGCCTTTTCTCGTCGATGCCGGCGTGTCGCTTTCAGTGATCGGCGTCCTGAACGGGGTGGGCGGTATTATTGCCGGGATTATTGGCGCCGTTGCCGGCGGCTTCGTCGTGCAGGCGGTTGGTGCGGCGCGGGCGGTACTGATTGTCGCGGCGCTGCAGATATGCGTGCTGGCGTCGCTCTGCCTAGCCATCTCGACCGGCCTTGCGCCTCTTGAGGCGCTTATTGCCCTCTTCATTCTCGAAAGCGCCGTCATGACGGCCGGCTTCGTCGTCGTCTATTCGCGGCTGATGGCGCTTGTCGGCGCGTATCAGCCCGGAGTCGACTTCACGCTGTTTCAGTCGGCCAGCGCGATTGGCGCGGCCGCGTTCGGCGCCGGTGGCGGGCTGGTCGCCGCCCATGCGGGCTATGCGGCCGGTTTCGGGCTGGCGGTCGTCTTTGCCGCCATCGCCCTTCCGCTTCTCAGCCAAATGGACATCCGCCTGAACAAGGAAAACACAGCATGA
- a CDS encoding TonB-dependent receptor, whose product MHDVRKTMLAGTACFWVFAGPGAFAQEDTGVTVLEPVTVTSTKRSEEIGKVDAAVTVVSGAELEERGIRTVEGLQKVFPGLTMGNRGNRIYANVTVRGLSSPDYFNPTVQVLVDGIPQAPSTFSQPLVDVEQVEFLRGPQGTLYGANAYGGVINIVTRENYRNTAYIEANASPQEPYGKFGGTVELVPDTLYFDYAGLYSYYAGDIDDVATGKDNINSSRDGAARFALRYAPLEGNFDASLIYSREKLETHEEIYVLQEDVDDRDYNSAFYGDYPLLKRDMTNVAGQWSYTFGDFTLTSITTFQESDVTRDFSSGAGTRYIWPQDERLFTQDLRLTYDGLRFSGVGGLWYSHDDFSGWKNGYPGYYGDSKNNVVTDSYAAYGETTWHATDRLDLTAGLRATYERSKIDAWRQDSYATGYGFDFENSADFSGWQPKVAVGYELTPDVRLYGVISRGYKPGGFNHSISSIIDAEPYEAESNWNFETGLRSTLFDDTLDLSASLYYIRSKDMQFYVGPIGQQFIENAGEAYSTGLEVDATWRPTHRFTLSGVGAFGRAEFLDYTNSYTGISYDGNRVPYAPDVTAHVNAAFLLTEDLFDGGSLVANLGVNYTSKTYFDDANSTGQDAYATVDASLDFEGTNGLFAQLYVQNLTNESYKTSGYASGGYELGTLGQARTFGLTVRKEF is encoded by the coding sequence ATGCATGACGTGAGAAAGACAATGCTGGCGGGCACGGCCTGCTTCTGGGTGTTTGCCGGGCCGGGGGCTTTTGCACAGGAAGACACCGGGGTGACGGTGCTGGAGCCGGTGACGGTGACCTCGACGAAGCGCAGCGAGGAGATCGGCAAGGTCGATGCCGCCGTCACGGTCGTCAGCGGCGCGGAACTGGAAGAGCGCGGTATCCGCACCGTCGAAGGGTTGCAGAAGGTGTTTCCCGGCCTGACCATGGGCAATCGCGGGAACCGCATCTATGCCAATGTGACGGTGCGCGGCCTTTCCTCGCCCGATTATTTCAATCCGACGGTGCAAGTGCTGGTCGACGGCATCCCACAAGCGCCCTCGACCTTCTCCCAGCCGCTTGTCGATGTCGAACAGGTCGAGTTTCTGCGTGGTCCGCAGGGCACGCTTTACGGCGCGAATGCCTATGGCGGCGTGATCAACATCGTCACCAGAGAAAACTATCGCAACACCGCCTATATCGAGGCCAATGCCTCGCCTCAGGAGCCCTATGGCAAATTCGGCGGCACGGTCGAACTGGTGCCCGACACACTTTATTTCGATTACGCCGGACTTTATTCCTATTATGCGGGCGATATCGATGATGTGGCGACCGGCAAGGATAATATCAATTCCTCGCGTGACGGCGCGGCACGGTTCGCGCTGCGCTATGCGCCCCTCGAGGGCAATTTCGACGCGTCACTGATCTATTCGCGTGAAAAGCTCGAGACCCATGAGGAAATCTACGTTCTTCAGGAAGATGTCGACGACCGCGACTACAACAGCGCGTTCTACGGCGACTATCCGTTGCTGAAACGGGACATGACCAATGTGGCGGGGCAGTGGAGCTACACATTCGGCGATTTCACGCTGACGAGCATCACAACCTTCCAGGAAAGCGATGTGACGCGGGATTTCTCGTCCGGCGCCGGCACGCGCTACATCTGGCCGCAGGACGAGCGGCTGTTCACCCAGGACCTGCGGTTGACCTATGACGGGCTGAGGTTCAGCGGTGTCGGCGGGCTGTGGTACAGCCATGACGATTTCAGCGGATGGAAGAACGGCTATCCCGGCTATTATGGCGACTCAAAAAACAATGTCGTCACCGACAGTTACGCGGCCTATGGCGAAACCACGTGGCATGCGACCGACCGTCTCGATCTGACGGCCGGCCTGCGTGCGACCTATGAACGCTCGAAAATCGATGCCTGGCGCCAGGACAGCTATGCGACCGGCTACGGCTTCGACTTCGAAAACAGCGCCGATTTCAGCGGCTGGCAGCCCAAGGTCGCCGTCGGCTATGAGTTGACGCCGGATGTCCGGCTCTACGGCGTCATTTCGCGCGGCTACAAGCCCGGAGGCTTCAATCACAGTATTTCATCGATCATCGACGCCGAGCCCTATGAGGCCGAATCCAACTGGAATTTCGAGACCGGCCTGCGCTCGACGCTTTTCGACGACACGCTCGATCTCTCGGCGTCGCTTTATTACATCCGCTCGAAGGACATGCAGTTCTATGTCGGGCCGATCGGCCAGCAGTTCATCGAAAATGCCGGCGAGGCCTACAGCACCGGCCTGGAGGTCGATGCGACGTGGCGCCCAACCCACCGGTTCACGCTGTCCGGCGTTGGTGCGTTCGGACGCGCGGAATTTCTCGACTACACCAACTCTTATACGGGCATATCCTATGACGGCAATCGCGTGCCCTATGCGCCGGATGTGACCGCGCATGTCAACGCCGCGTTTCTGCTGACCGAGGACCTGTTCGACGGCGGTAGCCTGGTCGCCAATCTCGGCGTCAACTACACCTCCAAAACTTATTTCGACGATGCCAATTCGACCGGCCAGGATGCCTATGCAACGGTCGATGCCAGCCTCGATTTCGAAGGCACGAACGGGCTGTTCGCGCAGCTCTACGTTCAGAACCTCACCAACGAGAGCTACAAGACGTCGGGCTATGCCTCTGGTGGCTATGAGCTGGGAACGCTCGGCCAGGCCCGCACCTTCGGCCTGACGGTGCGCAAGGAATTCTGA
- a CDS encoding helix-turn-helix transcriptional regulator, whose translation MPETGTRDPGTKTERPDHWQASVDNAIDQQGWRAGTRMMRSGEDVTVYTIDSFMEEDRVFRPEGPETFSLSVFLEGRGTLSVDGASPLEITHGSGVLFASNRYTRGENSLQGGSRLRVVDIRFEPPLLRKLGGVSLARLGGAVMSENSLPEQDIFLIGFRAPAKLLSIAASMMDRPASPGMAEDLFLYSKAVEALGIAIDAVGRQQTNGLRLKPLTEPESRKVHAAIALIEERFSADWTIARLSREVGLNERRLKEGFRLTIGKSIHAYLRTTRIEAAAELISAGANVTEAALAVGFENLSHFSKVFRAEKGVLPSRYGAV comes from the coding sequence ATGCCGGAAACCGGAACACGAGATCCAGGGACGAAAACCGAACGCCCGGATCACTGGCAGGCCTCGGTCGACAATGCCATCGATCAGCAGGGTTGGCGTGCCGGCACCCGGATGATGCGGTCGGGCGAGGATGTGACCGTCTACACAATTGACTCCTTCATGGAAGAGGACCGCGTGTTCCGGCCGGAGGGGCCCGAGACCTTTTCCCTGTCGGTGTTTCTGGAGGGACGCGGAACGCTTTCGGTCGATGGCGCTTCGCCGCTGGAGATTACGCACGGATCCGGCGTCCTGTTTGCCAGCAACCGTTACACGCGCGGCGAAAACAGCCTTCAGGGTGGTAGCCGGCTGCGGGTGGTCGACATCCGTTTCGAGCCGCCACTGCTCAGGAAACTCGGCGGCGTGTCGCTCGCCCGGCTCGGCGGCGCGGTGATGAGCGAAAACAGCCTGCCGGAACAGGATATCTTTCTTATCGGCTTCAGGGCGCCCGCGAAGCTGCTTTCCATAGCTGCGTCGATGATGGATCGGCCGGCAAGTCCTGGCATGGCGGAAGACCTGTTCCTCTACAGCAAGGCCGTGGAAGCGCTCGGCATCGCAATCGACGCCGTCGGGCGTCAGCAGACAAACGGCCTGCGTCTGAAACCGCTCACGGAACCGGAAAGCAGGAAGGTCCATGCCGCAATCGCGCTGATCGAGGAGCGCTTTTCGGCGGACTGGACGATCGCGCGGCTTTCCCGCGAAGTCGGTTTGAACGAAAGACGGCTGAAAGAAGGCTTCCGCCTGACAATCGGAAAATCGATCCACGCCTATCTGCGGACGACCCGGATCGAAGCCGCCGCCGAACTGATTTCCGCCGGCGCAAACGTGACAGAAGCCGCCCTCGCCGTCGGCTTCGAAAATCTGAGCCACTTCAGCAAGGTTTTCCGCGCCGAGAAGGGCGTTCTGCCCAGCCGCTACGGCGCCGTTTGA
- a CDS encoding pseudoazurin, which produces MFRIFALSFLALTTTMAPVWAEDHVVNMLNRGDDGIMVFEPGVLVIQPGDTVRFVAADRGHNAETIDGMIPEGAAGFEGRLNEEVVFSPDKEGVYAIKCKPHYAMGMVMIIAVGEVRAPEDFVGRRVPPRARKRFEAYLDAL; this is translated from the coding sequence ATGTTCCGCATCTTCGCCCTTTCGTTTCTCGCGCTAACCACCACAATGGCTCCGGTGTGGGCCGAGGATCATGTCGTGAACATGCTCAACCGGGGTGACGATGGAATCATGGTGTTCGAGCCCGGCGTGCTCGTCATCCAGCCCGGCGACACGGTGCGTTTTGTTGCCGCTGACCGGGGTCACAATGCCGAAACCATTGACGGCATGATTCCAGAGGGCGCAGCCGGCTTTGAGGGTCGGCTGAACGAGGAGGTCGTGTTCTCGCCCGATAAAGAGGGCGTTTACGCCATCAAGTGCAAACCGCATTACGCCATGGGCATGGTCATGATCATCGCGGTCGGTGAGGTTCGGGCGCCTGAGGACTTCGTCGGCCGTCGTGTCCCGCCACGCGCGCGCAAGCGCTTCGAGGCTTATCTCGACGCGCTTTGA
- a CDS encoding ABC transporter substrate-binding protein: MNGLTNFPLRRRTFLTGMAGMASLPAIGFGAGHAAAAAPLAQISLSGPPAGPSITLAQAAATGAFSKIADKAAFNVWRNPDEVRAGITSGQMSLVVMPVQAAANMYNRGFGVRLVNTLTNGLLYIIATDPSLQTIGALRDKRLAVPFRNDTPDLILKRLLKAHDIDPEQDLSLDTTGTPVEAMQLLLSGRIDAALVPEPAASAAIIKGKASGVTVIRVIDVQKAWGDTMRVPPFLPQAGLAVTEAFFEDNGSLIPELHMALVEATAAVNAEPAEAASNAAAALGMPWPVLKEAIGHSNLAATQATKARPEIESLLSILADSDPGIIGGKLPDDEFYAL, encoded by the coding sequence ATGAACGGCCTGACAAACTTCCCACTTCGCCGCCGCACTTTCCTTACCGGGATGGCCGGCATGGCAAGCCTGCCCGCAATCGGCTTTGGCGCGGGCCATGCAGCGGCCGCGGCGCCGCTTGCGCAAATATCGCTATCCGGGCCGCCTGCCGGACCGTCGATCACGCTCGCCCAGGCCGCGGCCACGGGCGCGTTCTCGAAGATCGCCGACAAGGCCGCATTCAACGTCTGGCGCAATCCCGACGAAGTCCGTGCCGGGATCACCTCCGGCCAGATGTCGCTGGTGGTGATGCCAGTCCAGGCCGCCGCCAACATGTATAATCGCGGCTTCGGTGTTCGGCTTGTCAACACGCTGACCAACGGACTGCTCTATATCATTGCCACCGACCCGTCTCTGCAAACGATCGGTGCCTTGCGCGACAAAAGGCTTGCGGTTCCCTTCCGCAACGACACGCCCGATCTGATCCTCAAGCGGCTTCTCAAGGCTCATGATATCGATCCAGAACAGGATTTGTCGCTCGACACCACCGGCACGCCCGTCGAAGCCATGCAGCTCCTGCTGAGCGGCAGGATCGATGCCGCGCTTGTGCCGGAGCCGGCTGCCTCGGCCGCCATTATCAAAGGCAAGGCCTCCGGCGTCACAGTCATCCGCGTGATCGACGTGCAGAAAGCCTGGGGCGATACGATGCGTGTACCGCCGTTTCTGCCGCAGGCCGGCCTTGCGGTGACCGAGGCATTCTTCGAAGACAATGGAAGCCTCATTCCGGAACTTCATATGGCCTTGGTTGAGGCAACGGCCGCCGTCAACGCAGAGCCGGCGGAAGCCGCGAGCAATGCGGCCGCTGCGCTTGGCATGCCCTGGCCTGTTCTGAAAGAAGCGATCGGCCATTCCAACCTGGCGGCAACACAGGCGACAAAGGCCAGGCCAGAGATCGAATCCCTGTTGTCGATCCTTGCCGACAGCGACCCCGGCATTATCGGCGGAAAGCTTCCTGATGACGAATTTTACGCACTTTAG
- a CDS encoding ABC transporter permease, whose protein sequence is MTNFTHFSASVLRPVLDRLGRTGQFLWSGFAGLAAFSLLAAVWQYGHEQWGAFILPSPLATLTATWSILSDPAAWSLIAQTVGRALQGFLLSAFSGALLGMVAGHSPATIRLARPLITLLIGVPPIAWIVLALIWFGAGDGTVIATVVVTAVPIIFAGTAEGILSRDRKLDDMARVFGANAWRRMTSLRLRQLTAHLFPALTLALGMSFKVAVMAELLTNVGGIGGELSAARSYLDITQALAWVMIAVIALLIFEYGVIHPIRSEFESWRRAEIPWGIKR, encoded by the coding sequence ATGACGAATTTTACGCACTTTAGCGCAAGCGTCTTGCGCCCCGTGCTGGATCGTCTCGGCCGGACCGGGCAGTTTCTCTGGTCCGGCTTTGCGGGGCTGGCAGCATTCTCGCTGCTTGCCGCCGTCTGGCAATACGGGCACGAGCAATGGGGGGCGTTCATTCTGCCCTCCCCGCTTGCAACGCTTACCGCCACATGGTCGATCCTGTCCGATCCGGCCGCATGGTCGCTGATCGCGCAGACTGTCGGACGTGCGCTCCAAGGCTTCCTCCTCTCCGCGTTTTCCGGTGCGTTGCTCGGCATGGTCGCCGGCCACTCCCCGGCAACGATCCGGCTGGCGCGGCCGCTGATCACGCTCCTGATCGGTGTGCCGCCGATTGCCTGGATTGTTCTGGCTCTGATCTGGTTCGGCGCAGGTGACGGAACCGTCATCGCGACGGTCGTGGTGACGGCCGTCCCCATCATCTTCGCGGGAACGGCCGAGGGTATTCTGAGCCGCGACCGGAAGCTCGATGACATGGCGCGCGTCTTCGGCGCAAATGCCTGGCGCAGGATGACAAGCCTGCGCTTGCGACAACTCACCGCCCATCTGTTTCCCGCCCTGACGCTTGCCCTCGGCATGTCTTTCAAGGTCGCGGTCATGGCCGAACTGCTGACCAATGTCGGCGGGATCGGCGGCGAACTGTCGGCAGCCCGCAGCTATCTCGATATCACGCAGGCGCTCGCCTGGGTCATGATCGCGGTGATCGCGCTGCTCATCTTCGAATATGGCGTCATCCATCCAATCCGGTCCGAGTTCGAGAGCTGGCGACGCGCCGAAATCCCGTGGGGGATCAAACGATGA
- a CDS encoding ABC transporter ATP-binding protein, with the protein MKTGLTLKGLRHAYLGRTVLDHIDLEVSASEIVALVGPSGSGKSTLVHLAADLLTPIGGRVERNYKRHAMIFQEPRLLPWATAAENIAYPLRISGTSRREARAKLKTVAAKVALQPEDLEKYPGELSGGMRQRCAIARALIVAPDFIYFDEPFTALDVALKRRMQDLVIAATQSSSFGGIFVTHDLMEAARVAHRVAVLDVGGAGIVGERLVPGTPGMRDDAAVFTLSQRWAREDPAFRHIHDVDERMSR; encoded by the coding sequence ATGAAGACCGGCCTCACCCTGAAAGGGCTCCGTCATGCCTATCTCGGCCGCACGGTGCTGGACCATATCGACCTTGAGGTATCAGCGTCCGAGATCGTCGCCCTGGTTGGTCCCTCCGGCAGCGGAAAAAGCACGCTGGTTCACCTTGCTGCTGATTTGCTGACGCCGATCGGCGGTCGGGTTGAGCGCAATTACAAACGCCATGCGATGATTTTTCAGGAACCGCGATTGCTGCCCTGGGCCACGGCAGCCGAAAACATCGCCTACCCCTTGAGGATCTCGGGCACCTCGCGCAGGGAGGCCAGGGCGAAGTTGAAGACTGTTGCAGCCAAGGTTGCACTCCAACCGGAGGATCTTGAAAAATATCCGGGCGAGCTTTCCGGCGGAATGCGCCAGCGCTGCGCAATCGCGCGCGCGCTGATTGTCGCACCGGACTTCATCTATTTCGATGAGCCTTTCACCGCCCTGGATGTTGCGCTGAAGCGGCGGATGCAGGATCTCGTAATTGCCGCGACGCAATCGTCCAGCTTCGGTGGTATCTTCGTGACCCACGACCTGATGGAAGCCGCGCGGGTCGCCCATCGTGTGGCCGTGCTGGATGTCGGCGGCGCCGGGATTGTCGGCGAACGTCTGGTTCCCGGAACGCCTGGCATGCGCGATGATGCCGCGGTTTTCACACTCTCACAGCGCTGGGCGCGGGAAGACCCCGCCTTTCGCCATATCCACGATGTCGATGAAAGGATGAGCCGATGA
- a CDS encoding NnrS family protein encodes MSLVDTPVLRTRFKTLSVIGDEGFRLFFPLSAVYAAVWPFLWVVIHGYDLPLVGAIPPSIWHVHEMIIGAFGAALLGFITTAIPEWTDTPRLRGKALYALAAIWTVARICGLAGTDGLLWTGAITDIVWTGFLAAYVLRVSIYKKNSRLTGFILWLAALWLCETATRYAFAIGNGEHAQLFSHLSGFIFLGLLGLALARITVPVTNDILDPSGATSPFRPHPGRLNLAPGIMAVAIAAELLGFSAEVTGFVFIAAGAAFLDRVAEAFVGRAFFRAEIAVLAGSSALAGTGLIAIGCARLGLPVMETTGLHVALMGGLGLGIIAVFCIAGLRHTGQPLIFSAETRIAIAMIVIAIAIRALPELGIVSELVGHHHAVAAIFWAGGFLLWLRVYWPAFADPATLNQHDC; translated from the coding sequence ATGAGCCTTGTCGACACACCCGTTCTGCGGACCAGGTTCAAGACGTTAAGCGTCATCGGTGATGAAGGTTTTAGGCTGTTCTTCCCCTTGAGCGCCGTCTATGCGGCTGTCTGGCCGTTCCTGTGGGTCGTCATTCATGGTTATGACCTCCCTTTGGTAGGGGCAATACCGCCGAGCATCTGGCACGTTCACGAGATGATCATCGGGGCGTTCGGAGCAGCACTTCTCGGCTTCATAACAACCGCCATCCCGGAATGGACGGACACACCGCGCCTGCGTGGCAAGGCGCTCTACGCACTCGCGGCGATCTGGACTGTTGCACGCATTTGCGGGCTGGCCGGCACTGATGGCTTGCTGTGGACAGGAGCCATCACGGATATTGTCTGGACCGGCTTTCTTGCCGCCTATGTGCTTCGTGTCAGTATTTACAAGAAGAACAGCAGACTGACCGGATTCATCTTATGGCTTGCAGCTCTGTGGCTTTGTGAAACGGCGACCCGTTATGCCTTCGCGATCGGAAACGGCGAGCATGCGCAGCTTTTCAGCCACCTTTCGGGTTTCATCTTCCTCGGACTGCTCGGGCTGGCGCTGGCACGCATCACCGTGCCCGTTACCAATGACATTCTCGACCCTTCGGGGGCAACATCCCCGTTCAGGCCGCATCCCGGACGTCTCAATCTCGCTCCCGGTATCATGGCTGTCGCCATCGCCGCTGAACTGCTTGGATTTTCCGCCGAGGTCACAGGATTTGTATTTATCGCTGCAGGCGCCGCCTTCCTTGACAGGGTGGCCGAGGCCTTTGTCGGGCGCGCATTCTTCCGGGCCGAAATCGCCGTTCTTGCCGGATCAAGCGCGCTGGCAGGCACCGGCCTCATCGCCATCGGCTGCGCCCGGCTTGGGTTACCGGTCATGGAAACCACAGGCCTGCACGTTGCGCTCATGGGCGGACTGGGCCTCGGCATAATCGCTGTGTTCTGCATCGCCGGATTAAGGCATACCGGACAGCCGTTAATATTCTCCGCAGAGACCCGGATAGCTATCGCAATGATCGTCATCGCGATAGCTATCCGGGCACTTCCCGAGCTCGGGATCGTATCCGAGCTCGTCGGTCACCACCACGCAGTGGCGGCAATTTTCTGGGCCGGCGGCTTTCTGCTCTGGCTCAGGGTCTACTGGCCAGCGTTCGCCGATCCCGCAACACTCAACCAACATGATTGCTGA